A DNA window from Megalobrama amblycephala isolate DHTTF-2021 linkage group LG11, ASM1881202v1, whole genome shotgun sequence contains the following coding sequences:
- the ttr gene encoding transthyretin, with translation MAKAVVCVLLASLFVFCRCAPVGFHGGSDAHCPLTVKILDAVKGIPAGNVSLDVYRQKQSGTWEKIASGKVDMTGEVHNLITEQEFTPGVYRVEFDTKAYWKEEGRTPFHQMADVVFEAHAEGHRHYTLALLLSPFSYTTTAVVVKAHD, from the exons ATGGCTAAAGCAGTGGTTTGTGTGCTTCTTGCATCTCTGTTTGTCTTCTGTAGATGTGCTCCAGTG GGTTTTCATGGTGGTTCAGATGCTCACTGCCCTCTGACGGTAAAGATCCTGGATGCTGTGAAGGGGATTCCCGCTGGAAATGTATCTCTGGATGTTTATCGCCAAAAACAAAGTGGGACATGGGAAAAGATTGCCAGTGG GAAAGTGGATATGACTGGCGAGGTGCACAACTTGATCACAGAGCAGGAGTTCACTCCTGGTGTGTATCGTGTGGAGTTTGACACTAAAGCCTACTGGAAGGAAGAGGGTCGTACACCGTTCCACCAGATGGCTGAT GTGGTGTTTGAGGCTCATGCGGAGGGGCATCGTCATTACACTCTGGCTCTTCTTCTGAGCCCCTTCTCATACACCACAACAGCTGTGGTCGTCAAAGCACATGATTGA